One segment of Vibrio gazogenes DNA contains the following:
- the hypD gene encoding hydrogenase formation protein HypD, with the protein MNDEITVTDSVRTLYQGFRQPAVIRALAEQIRHKARDLPEPLYMMEVCGGHTHTIMKYGIQQLLPENLHFVHGPGCPVCIMPKERIDHAIILAQTEGVILVTLGDMIRVPGSRLSLAECRANGGSVVPIYDPMDVLEIAQQNPQQKVVYFAIGFETTTPMTAVLVQQARRLQLTNLSFHINHVLVPPAMDAVMADSMTRVNAFLGPSHVSVITGAKIYQPIVQHYQIPVVVAGFEPVDVLESVLMLVELALSGQPALQTQYSRAVSFEGNAVAQTCIADVFDVRAAFNWRGLGNIPQSALKLRAQYADMDAEVLFESLLPQAPVPDHKACRCGDILRGLASPTDCKVFGKACQPSRPMGSCMVSSEGACNAYYRYAGFHTAPQE; encoded by the coding sequence ATGAATGACGAAATAACGGTGACAGATTCGGTCCGGACTTTGTATCAGGGCTTTCGGCAACCGGCTGTGATTCGTGCTTTGGCGGAGCAAATTCGACATAAAGCGCGTGATTTACCGGAGCCGCTTTACATGATGGAAGTGTGTGGCGGGCACACGCACACCATTATGAAATATGGCATTCAACAACTATTGCCGGAGAATTTACATTTTGTGCATGGGCCGGGGTGCCCGGTTTGTATCATGCCGAAAGAACGGATTGACCATGCCATTATTCTGGCACAGACCGAAGGGGTCATTCTGGTGACCTTAGGCGATATGATTCGGGTGCCGGGTTCTCGTTTGTCTTTGGCGGAATGTCGGGCCAATGGCGGTTCGGTTGTGCCGATTTATGACCCGATGGATGTGCTTGAGATTGCACAACAGAATCCACAGCAGAAGGTGGTTTATTTCGCTATCGGTTTTGAAACCACAACCCCCATGACTGCGGTTTTAGTACAACAAGCGCGACGTCTACAACTGACCAATCTCAGTTTTCACATTAATCATGTACTGGTGCCTCCTGCAATGGATGCAGTGATGGCGGATTCAATGACGCGCGTGAATGCATTTCTCGGCCCGTCGCATGTCAGCGTGATAACCGGTGCAAAGATTTATCAACCGATCGTTCAGCATTACCAAATTCCGGTGGTGGTGGCCGGGTTTGAGCCTGTCGATGTGTTGGAATCGGTATTGATGCTGGTTGAACTCGCTTTGAGTGGCCAGCCTGCTTTGCAGACGCAATACTCGCGAGCGGTTTCATTTGAGGGAAATGCTGTTGCTCAGACATGTATTGCCGATGTTTTCGATGTCCGCGCTGCATTTAACTGGCGTGGGTTGGGGAATATTCCGCAGTCTGCCCTGAAGCTTCGGGCGCAATATGCGGATATGGACGCGGAAGTATTGTTTGAATCGCTGTTACCACAAGCCCCGGTACCGGATCACAAAGCGTGCCGCTGCGGGGATATTTTACGCGGGCTTGCCAGCCCGACGGATTGCAAAGTTTTTGGTAAAGCATGTCAACCGAGTCGGCCGATGGGGAGTTGTATGGTGAGCTCTGAAGGTGCTTGCAATGCTTATTATCGTTATGCCGGTTTTCATACAGCGCCACAGGAGTAA
- the hypE gene encoding hydrogenase expression/formation protein HypE gives MNKQPTVQLSHGGGGVEMNHLIRHLFWQRFGNDILNQAEDAATLNIPSPLAMTTDSFTVSPHFFAGGNIGTLAVAGTCNDLAMVAAKPTYLSCSFIIEEGTLIRELEAIVDAMATELAVGQTQIVCGDTKVVPRGMADKVFINTTGIGAIQKADVSAHRIMAGDVILVSRDIGCHGACILAARESLRLAHPIISDCAVLWPVVEALLADSIDIHAMRDATRGGLSAVLNEWCQSSGLQLAIEEAQIPVDDAVRGICELCGFEPCDLANEGTFVIAVPAAQAQRTLEVLQQFHSQAAVIGEAVSLSPAKPVLHTAWGSRRYLDFPAGELLPRIC, from the coding sequence ATGAACAAACAACCGACAGTTCAATTGAGCCATGGTGGTGGCGGTGTGGAGATGAATCACCTGATCCGGCATCTGTTTTGGCAACGGTTTGGTAACGATATTCTCAATCAGGCTGAAGATGCTGCAACATTGAATATCCCGTCACCACTGGCTATGACCACCGACAGTTTCACCGTTTCTCCCCATTTTTTTGCCGGTGGCAACATCGGGACACTTGCGGTCGCCGGGACTTGTAATGACTTGGCGATGGTTGCAGCAAAACCGACTTATTTGAGTTGTAGCTTTATCATTGAAGAAGGCACGCTCATCCGTGAGTTAGAGGCAATTGTCGATGCCATGGCAACAGAGCTTGCAGTCGGTCAGACCCAAATCGTCTGTGGTGATACCAAAGTCGTGCCCAGAGGCATGGCTGATAAGGTGTTCATCAATACCACGGGTATCGGTGCAATACAAAAAGCGGATGTCTCGGCTCACCGAATCATGGCCGGGGATGTGATTTTGGTTTCCCGGGATATCGGGTGCCACGGCGCTTGTATTCTGGCTGCCAGAGAATCATTACGGCTTGCTCACCCCATCATCAGTGACTGTGCCGTATTGTGGCCAGTGGTTGAGGCGTTGTTAGCCGATTCCATCGATATCCATGCGATGCGTGATGCAACGCGTGGTGGACTGTCTGCGGTGTTGAATGAATGGTGTCAGAGTAGCGGGCTGCAACTGGCGATTGAGGAAGCACAAATCCCGGTCGATGATGCCGTGCGGGGTATCTGTGAATTATGTGGGTTTGAGCCCTGTGATTTGGCGAATGAAGGGACGTTTGTCATTGCGGTCCCTGCGGCACAGGCACAGCGGACGCTTGAAGTCTTGCAGCAGTTTCATTCACAGGCAGCGGTGATTGGCGAAGCCGTCTCGTTATCGCCGGCGAAACCCGTCTTGCATACCGCGTGGGGAAGTCGGCGCTATCTTGATTTCCCCGCAGGCGAGTTATTACCGCGCATTTGCTAG